One Parageobacillus sp. KH3-4 genomic region harbors:
- a CDS encoding fumarylacetoacetate hydrolase family protein, producing MRFVTAQRGNETFVGVMEQEGKVIHLCRAEQAMRQRPTLPSSLLECIKLGDKFLHQANEIAAWAKENPSTQYVYALHDVRLLAPIPRPAKNIFCVGKNYVDHAIELGGNSDIPQHLIVFSKVPTTVIGHEETVLRHADVTDELDYEGELAVVIGKRGKALRKEEALDYVFGYTIINDVTARDLQERHQQYLLGKSLDTFCPMGPWIVHKSLIENPNKLEIETKVNGEIRQKASTEQFIFNVETIIETISRGITLEPGDIIATGTPAGVGKGMKPPRFLQAGDVVEITVEGIGTLRNKIGE from the coding sequence GTGAGATTTGTTACAGCGCAGCGCGGCAACGAAACATTTGTCGGAGTAATGGAGCAAGAGGGGAAAGTCATTCATTTATGTCGCGCAGAACAGGCGATGCGCCAGCGCCCAACCCTTCCTTCATCATTATTGGAGTGCATTAAGTTAGGGGATAAATTTCTTCATCAAGCGAATGAAATTGCTGCATGGGCAAAAGAAAATCCGTCCACACAATACGTGTATGCTTTACATGACGTTCGGTTGCTGGCACCAATTCCGCGCCCTGCAAAAAATATTTTTTGCGTTGGAAAAAATTATGTCGATCACGCCATTGAATTAGGAGGAAATTCGGATATCCCACAGCATCTCATTGTATTTTCGAAAGTGCCGACAACGGTCATCGGACATGAGGAAACGGTGCTGCGCCACGCCGATGTGACGGACGAGTTGGATTACGAAGGAGAGCTGGCGGTGGTGATCGGCAAACGCGGAAAGGCGCTCCGTAAAGAAGAAGCGCTTGATTACGTATTTGGCTACACCATTATCAATGACGTGACGGCGCGGGACTTGCAGGAACGGCATCAACAATATTTGCTCGGAAAAAGTTTAGATACGTTCTGTCCGATGGGGCCATGGATCGTCCATAAATCGCTGATTGAAAATCCGAACAAGCTGGAAATTGAAACAAAAGTGAACGGGGAAATAAGACAAAAAGCAAGCACGGAACAATTTATTTTTAATGTTGAGACAATTATTGAAACCATTTCTCGCGGGATTACGCTGGAACCGGGGGATATTATCGCAACCGGAACGCCGGCGGGAGTCGGAAAAGGAATGAAACCGCCGCGTTTTTTGCAGGCAGGCGATGTTGTAGAAATTACGGTGGAAGGCATCGGGACGTTAAGAAATAAAATCGGGGAGTAA
- a CDS encoding aspartyl-phosphate phosphatase Spo0E family protein, giving the protein MVIILIEEKRQQMIELALTHGFTAKETIQCSQELDELINRYLRETAPIDHSSSPVPQ; this is encoded by the coding sequence ATGGTCATTATTTTAATCGAGGAAAAGCGACAACAAATGATCGAATTGGCGTTGACGCACGGATTTACCGCCAAAGAAACGATTCAATGTAGCCAAGAATTGGACGAACTGATTAACCGGTATTTGCGGGAAACAGCGCCGATCGATCACTCTTCCTCACCCGTCCCTCAGTAA
- a CDS encoding fatty acid--CoA ligase produces MSVPLVLTQFLDRAVSLYGEKTAMICSGRALTYKQLNERVNRLSHGLKQLGVGKGDRVAYLAPNTLEMLEGFYGVFQLGAVMVPLNTRLKPDDYLFILNHSESKVLFVDQDLYHFIAPIKEKLQTVKTIIVHQKNAGINETAYEEWLEQHPSTPFDRPNIDENDVCSLLYTSGTTGNPKGVMLTHRNNYLHALVSMHHLRVSDEDTYLHILPMFHVNGWGAPFYYTANGATQIGLRKVDAKVIFDYIQTYKVSVMHMAPTVLNMLLQYYDKHKPVIDHPVRVVIAGSAPPPSFVTRVEQDLGWEFIQVYGMTESSPLNTISTIRSHLRDLPQEKQYLMKAKAGYSMIGCEVKVVDERGDEVPHDGRTIGEVVIRSNNVMKGYWKNPEATMEAIRNGWLYTGDMGTVDEHGYIDIVDRKKDIIISGGENISSIEVEGVLYEHPAVLEAAVIAAPHEKWGETPHAFVVVRPGHEVTEQELIAFSREKLAHFKAITGVTFVDELPKTASGKIQKVHLRKRYWDSFGKTGRYVN; encoded by the coding sequence ATGAGTGTACCATTAGTATTAACACAATTTCTGGATAGGGCTGTGTCACTATACGGGGAGAAAACGGCAATGATATGCTCCGGGCGCGCGCTCACGTACAAACAACTAAACGAGCGTGTGAATCGGCTTTCTCATGGTCTAAAACAATTGGGGGTAGGAAAAGGGGATCGAGTCGCGTATTTGGCGCCAAATACGCTGGAAATGTTAGAAGGATTTTACGGCGTGTTTCAGCTTGGAGCGGTCATGGTTCCGCTGAACACCCGCCTGAAGCCGGATGATTATTTGTTTATTTTAAATCATAGCGAAAGCAAAGTATTGTTTGTCGATCAAGATTTATATCATTTCATCGCGCCAATTAAGGAGAAGCTGCAGACTGTAAAGACGATTATCGTTCATCAAAAAAATGCGGGAATAAATGAAACCGCTTACGAAGAATGGCTTGAGCAGCATCCTAGCACGCCGTTTGACCGGCCAAACATTGACGAAAACGATGTATGCAGCCTTTTATATACAAGCGGAACGACAGGAAATCCGAAAGGAGTCATGTTGACGCATCGCAACAATTATCTTCACGCGTTAGTATCGATGCATCATCTCCGCGTTTCTGACGAAGATACATATTTACATATATTGCCGATGTTTCACGTAAACGGATGGGGCGCGCCGTTTTATTATACGGCAAACGGAGCGACGCAAATCGGTTTAAGGAAAGTCGATGCAAAAGTGATTTTTGACTATATTCAAACATACAAGGTTAGCGTAATGCATATGGCGCCGACCGTATTAAACATGCTCTTGCAGTATTATGACAAGCATAAGCCGGTCATCGACCATCCAGTACGCGTTGTAATCGCGGGTTCTGCGCCGCCGCCATCATTTGTCACTCGTGTGGAACAAGACCTCGGCTGGGAATTTATCCAAGTATATGGCATGACAGAGTCTTCCCCGCTTAACACGATTTCCACGATCCGCTCTCATTTACGTGATTTGCCGCAAGAAAAACAATATCTCATGAAAGCGAAAGCAGGTTATTCGATGATCGGCTGCGAAGTAAAAGTGGTGGACGAACGCGGCGATGAAGTTCCGCATGACGGAAGAACGATCGGTGAAGTCGTCATAAGAAGCAACAATGTGATGAAAGGATATTGGAAAAATCCAGAGGCAACGATGGAGGCAATCCGCAATGGCTGGCTGTATACTGGCGATATGGGAACGGTAGATGAACATGGATACATTGACATTGTCGATCGAAAAAAAGATATCATTATCAGCGGCGGAGAAAATATTTCTTCCATTGAAGTAGAAGGAGTTTTATATGAGCATCCAGCAGTGTTGGAAGCGGCGGTCATCGCTGCGCCACATGAAAAGTGGGGAGAAACGCCGCACGCGTTTGTGGTCGTTCGCCCTGGACATGAAGTGACAGAGCAAGAGCTGATTGCCTTCTCACGTGAAAAACTGGCGCATTTTAAAGCGATTACCGGCGTCACGTTTGTCGATGAATTGCCGAAAACAGCATCGGGAAAAATCCAAAAAGTACATTTGCGCAAACGATATTGGGATTCCTTTGGGAAAACGGGGCGTTACGTTAATTAG
- a CDS encoding spore germination protein, with translation MPSTIIGGIKVTSVSGNGTVNMGDVLQIAPKSTTKTNSGAGGANTGDFLQTNTFCSVTNTFDPDIKDAGVRGNN, from the coding sequence ATGCCGTCGACGATTATCGGAGGAATTAAAGTAACGAGCGTAAGCGGAAACGGGACAGTAAATATGGGAGATGTGCTGCAAATCGCTCCAAAAAGTACAACGAAAACGAATTCGGGGGCAGGAGGAGCAAATACAGGCGATTTTTTGCAGACAAATACGTTTTGCAGTGTAACAAATACATTTGATCCTGATATAAAAGATGCAGGAGTACGCGGAAACAATTAG
- a CDS encoding spore germination protein, with product MPSFISGPIKITHVSGDGTVNFGDVLQIAPKSTLKTNTGSGGSNNGDFLQTNTFASFTNTNDPDVADSNTAANN from the coding sequence ATGCCGTCATTTATTAGCGGTCCCATTAAAATTACTCACGTTAGTGGAGACGGAACGGTTAATTTTGGAGATGTATTACAAATTGCGCCAAAAAGTACGCTTAAAACAAATACTGGCTCTGGCGGCAGCAATAATGGCGATTTTCTACAAACAAATACGTTCGCGAGCTTTACAAACACCAACGACCCGGATGTTGCTGATTCCAATACTGCCGCAAATAATTAA
- a CDS encoding spore germination protein translates to MPAFVGVIKLNSIGSSGVFHIGDVFAISPQSVNKTFAGAGSFNIGDGLHVYNYYSNTNINDADIADENVVANA, encoded by the coding sequence ATGCCAGCATTTGTCGGAGTCATTAAATTAAATAGCATCGGAAGCAGCGGCGTATTTCATATTGGAGACGTGTTTGCAATTTCTCCTCAGAGCGTTAACAAAACATTTGCCGGCGCCGGCTCATTTAATATAGGAGATGGCTTGCATGTTTATAACTATTACAGCAATACAAATATAAACGATGCGGACATCGCCGACGAAAATGTAGTAGCTAACGCCTAA
- a CDS encoding spore germination protein GerPB, whose amino-acid sequence MNFYINQSICIYQLKIGSVTNSSVLQIGSAGSIQALSTLANSGGFTKPAPEAVATVPLVEETVTPLVPLHGPTR is encoded by the coding sequence ATGAATTTTTATATTAACCAAAGCATATGCATTTACCAATTAAAAATTGGCTCTGTCACGAACTCATCCGTACTGCAAATCGGCAGCGCCGGCAGTATCCAAGCGCTTTCTACATTAGCAAACTCAGGCGGATTCACAAAACCTGCTCCAGAGGCGGTTGCTACCGTTCCGCTCGTAGAAGAAACGGTCACTCCTCTCGTCCCGCTTCATGGACCAACTCGCTAA
- a CDS encoding spore germination protein GerPC, with the protein MFLYDYFAKLRRYLLWQTKKIQSLEQRLLLLESQLKELEQQPHTTIERIEYKFDQLKVETLEGTLNIGITPNGVGNVIEDFAVQQKNAVVPKPEPVLFRNIQEKVHAYLEKEAKETLKRFEEQYSHRLDDTYRHFILQDITRQVDERIRFYLHQKMNNGYVPTSDNDETVVNEISQKVKMDIEQSLDLFLKHLPKQGGE; encoded by the coding sequence ATGTTCCTATACGACTACTTTGCTAAACTGCGACGCTATCTGTTATGGCAAACGAAAAAGATACAATCGTTAGAACAACGGCTTCTCCTCCTAGAAAGTCAGTTAAAAGAACTGGAACAGCAACCGCACACCACCATTGAACGAATCGAATACAAATTTGATCAATTAAAAGTAGAAACATTGGAAGGAACATTAAATATTGGCATTACTCCTAACGGCGTTGGCAACGTTATCGAAGATTTTGCCGTTCAACAAAAAAATGCGGTCGTTCCGAAGCCGGAACCCGTCTTATTCCGCAACATTCAAGAAAAAGTTCATGCTTATTTAGAAAAGGAAGCAAAGGAGACGCTAAAAAGATTCGAAGAACAGTATTCGCATCGTCTGGACGACACGTATCGCCATTTTATTTTGCAAGACATTACCCGACAAGTAGACGAACGAATTCGTTTTTATTTGCATCAAAAAATGAATAATGGATACGTTCCTACATCAGATAATGATGAGACCGTCGTAAACGAAATTTCTCAAAAAGTAAAGATGGATATTGAACAATCGCTTGACCTTTTTCTAAAACATTTGCCAAAACAAGGAGGAGAATGA
- a CDS encoding spore germination protein GerPE — MKRTSIVEYFHGETLIYSSVLQIGDSREITSRSRVLAVQRQYELFFGDEGEGNFPIFTMPIPKFQANLNRISIQTLHQSPIISVRSIRVLGASASAVIHIGSTSTVDAEARIKHIRQLAPNSSAPSMGNTQTPTPIVKDEE; from the coding sequence ATGAAACGAACATCAATTGTGGAATATTTTCATGGGGAAACTCTTATTTATAGTTCGGTCTTACAAATCGGTGATTCACGAGAAATTACCTCGCGTTCTCGTGTTTTAGCAGTTCAACGACAATATGAATTATTTTTCGGCGATGAAGGAGAAGGAAATTTTCCTATCTTTACAATGCCAATTCCAAAATTCCAAGCAAACCTTAACCGTATTTCCATACAGACACTTCATCAATCTCCAATCATTTCTGTTCGCTCCATTCGTGTATTGGGAGCTTCCGCTTCTGCCGTCATTCATATTGGATCGACTTCTACCGTTGATGCGGAAGCAAGAATTAAACATATCCGCCAGCTTGCTCCGAATTCTTCAGCACCTTCTATGGGAAATACCCAAACACCCACACCAATAGTAAAGGATGAGGAATAA
- a CDS encoding spore germination protein, giving the protein MPSVVGPIKINNVSSGAVVQMGDCLYIAPKVATKTMAGSGGFNTGDFVITNNGISFTNTFDPDAFDSNVAANN; this is encoded by the coding sequence ATGCCTTCTGTCGTCGGTCCCATTAAAATTAATAATGTCAGCAGTGGAGCGGTCGTACAAATGGGGGATTGCCTTTATATCGCTCCAAAAGTAGCAACCAAAACAATGGCTGGTTCGGGAGGATTCAATACGGGAGATTTTGTCATTACGAACAACGGCATCAGTTTCACAAACACATTTGACCCTGACGCGTTTGACAGCAATGTAGCCGCAAACAATTAG
- a CDS encoding SMC family ATPase encodes MKPISLTIAGLHSFREKQTIDFQSLCEGGVFGIFGPTGSGKSTILDAMTLALFGSVERAPNNTHGIMNHAENELFVSFTFELENASCTKRYTVERSFKRGDEWRLKSGICRLIEVGAENVVLADKWTEVNKAVEQLLGLTMKDFTRAVVLPQGKFAEFLSLKGAERRQMLQRLFHLEPYGDKLNKKLKEKLAAISSELNEVIAEKAGLGDASKEALERAKQELDMLWELLKKRQAELHDMEVKIERNKQLWAWQKEKETLEAELVRFSMEEPHIRALENKKERAEQAERMWPYLERYEEARRLVANAQQKQHELRQKLAQAEALHEKAMRHYERIRQEKAASEPRLLAKKEQLTQAQQLAAQIRSLEAELNEMEKQIRQVEEEERQKREQWQEAAALYERGLEKQQMLKTELQKHLASIEQKEVIERAYDEKQQIERIADALQHIQQRLEQKQQAQQQANEEAEKRKRQAEAAKEKLHFLFQKIEKIYHSVCERQWQLEKLMYRYEQQLEQEREKVEQAKTAEMAATLAKQLRQGEPCPVCGSREHPNPYVYKHHDSDSGKIAMFEQQVKHGQSYMQMLHALKAQLEQLAQFIGNEWAFQRFDVSKWKVEEDIDIAVEVKALQQDCLQLKEAVQQALQKWRDAESSQQAIEQERRVLEKDIRELQTEWQLRLDEYNRLQASWREKYADFSFTEIEVIRNQMRKREEIVRQLQKRIDDSIPFLDNKLSEKERLAQQLREIETEKVRLVSLYRAKQQQIDSYRQQLLERAGTAQMEEQLLQIEQQLLRLKKEEEQAYQRWLQAQKQHQTLEAEAKAIQQSLEEGKAQYEEAKSRWLQELKKTAFADENEVKEAKVAAEKRFEWEQQIKDYWQKVQHAQHRLGQLAEAMGGETVDQQQWEQLQAVYEEVKQQVDSTMQQVGAAQNKVEELTEKHKRFAELEKKQQELTALVDRYKHLQSILKGNSFVEFLAEEQLIQVTRMASERLSSLTRQRYSLEVDSQGGFLIRDDANGGVKRPVTTLSGGETFLTSLSLALALSAQIQLRGEYPLRFFFLDEGFGTLDAELLDTVISALEKLHSQRLSVGVISHVQEIRARLPKRLIVEPAEPSGRGTRVKLEVM; translated from the coding sequence GTGAAGCCGATTTCGTTAACGATAGCTGGTTTGCACAGTTTCCGCGAAAAACAAACGATTGATTTCCAATCGTTATGCGAAGGCGGCGTCTTCGGCATTTTCGGTCCGACGGGAAGCGGAAAATCAACGATTTTAGACGCGATGACACTTGCGTTGTTTGGCAGCGTGGAACGCGCGCCAAACAACACGCATGGGATTATGAATCACGCGGAAAATGAGCTGTTCGTTTCTTTTACATTTGAATTAGAAAACGCTTCATGCACGAAGCGCTATACGGTGGAGCGCAGCTTTAAACGCGGCGATGAATGGCGGTTAAAAAGCGGAATATGCCGGCTTATCGAAGTTGGCGCAGAAAATGTTGTGCTGGCTGATAAATGGACAGAAGTCAATAAAGCGGTGGAGCAATTGCTAGGTTTGACGATGAAGGATTTTACGCGCGCTGTCGTGTTGCCACAAGGAAAATTCGCCGAATTTTTGTCATTGAAAGGTGCCGAACGTCGGCAAATGCTACAGCGCCTTTTTCATTTGGAGCCGTATGGCGATAAGTTAAACAAAAAATTAAAAGAGAAACTTGCCGCCATTTCTAGTGAATTAAATGAGGTGATCGCTGAGAAGGCGGGGCTGGGAGATGCCTCGAAAGAAGCGCTCGAACGGGCAAAACAAGAATTGGACATGCTTTGGGAGTTATTAAAAAAACGGCAAGCAGAATTGCATGATATGGAAGTGAAAATAGAACGAAATAAACAGCTATGGGCTTGGCAAAAGGAAAAAGAAACGCTTGAAGCGGAACTGGTGCGTTTTTCTATGGAAGAACCGCATATTCGCGCATTGGAAAATAAAAAAGAACGCGCGGAACAAGCGGAACGAATGTGGCCATATCTCGAACGGTATGAGGAAGCGCGCCGATTGGTTGCCAATGCGCAGCAGAAGCAGCACGAATTGCGGCAAAAGCTCGCACAGGCTGAAGCGTTGCATGAAAAAGCGATGCGCCATTATGAACGCATTCGCCAGGAAAAAGCCGCTTCTGAACCTCGCTTGTTGGCAAAAAAAGAACAGCTAACCCAAGCACAACAGCTGGCGGCGCAAATCCGTTCGCTTGAAGCGGAACTAAATGAAATGGAAAAACAAATTCGCCAGGTGGAAGAGGAAGAACGGCAAAAACGCGAGCAGTGGCAGGAAGCGGCAGCGCTATATGAACGCGGGCTCGAAAAACAACAGATGCTGAAAACAGAGCTGCAAAAGCATTTAGCTTCAATAGAGCAGAAGGAAGTGATTGAACGGGCATACGATGAAAAACAGCAAATCGAAAGAATAGCAGATGCGCTCCAACATATTCAGCAGCGGCTGGAACAAAAACAGCAAGCGCAGCAGCAAGCAAACGAAGAAGCGGAAAAACGGAAACGGCAAGCAGAAGCGGCAAAAGAAAAATTGCACTTTTTGTTTCAAAAGATAGAAAAAATCTATCATTCTGTTTGTGAACGGCAATGGCAGCTAGAAAAACTAATGTATCGGTACGAACAACAACTGGAACAAGAACGAGAAAAAGTGGAACAGGCGAAAACTGCGGAGATGGCGGCGACTCTTGCCAAACAGCTTCGCCAGGGGGAACCGTGCCCTGTTTGCGGGTCGCGTGAGCATCCGAATCCGTATGTATATAAGCACCATGATAGCGACAGCGGGAAAATCGCTATGTTTGAGCAGCAGGTCAAACATGGGCAATCTTATATGCAAATGCTGCACGCGTTAAAAGCGCAGCTTGAGCAACTAGCGCAATTCATCGGAAATGAGTGGGCGTTTCAACGTTTTGACGTAAGTAAATGGAAAGTGGAAGAAGATATCGATATTGCCGTGGAAGTAAAGGCACTTCAACAAGATTGTTTACAGTTAAAAGAAGCCGTTCAGCAGGCGCTGCAAAAATGGCGTGACGCCGAATCGTCGCAACAAGCGATCGAACAAGAAAGGAGAGTGCTAGAGAAAGATATACGAGAGTTGCAAACGGAATGGCAGCTTCGTTTGGATGAATACAATCGATTGCAAGCAAGCTGGCGCGAAAAATATGCCGACTTTTCTTTTACGGAGATCGAAGTGATCCGCAATCAAATGCGAAAACGCGAAGAAATCGTCCGGCAATTGCAAAAACGGATCGATGACAGCATCCCGTTTCTCGACAATAAATTAAGCGAAAAAGAACGGTTGGCCCAACAACTGCGGGAGATAGAAACGGAAAAAGTTCGCCTCGTTTCGTTGTACAGGGCTAAACAGCAGCAGATCGACAGCTATAGGCAACAGCTGTTGGAAAGAGCGGGAACAGCGCAAATGGAAGAGCAACTTCTGCAAATAGAGCAGCAGCTGCTTCGTTTAAAAAAAGAGGAAGAACAAGCCTATCAAAGATGGCTTCAGGCGCAAAAACAGCATCAAACGTTGGAAGCGGAGGCGAAAGCGATACAGCAGTCATTGGAAGAAGGAAAAGCGCAATATGAGGAAGCGAAATCGCGTTGGCTTCAGGAATTGAAAAAAACGGCGTTTGCCGACGAAAACGAAGTGAAAGAAGCAAAGGTAGCAGCGGAAAAACGATTCGAGTGGGAACAGCAAATCAAAGATTATTGGCAGAAAGTGCAACATGCTCAGCATCGCCTCGGGCAGCTTGCCGAAGCGATGGGCGGGGAAACGGTTGATCAACAACAATGGGAGCAATTGCAGGCTGTATACGAAGAAGTGAAACAACAGGTAGACAGCACGATGCAGCAAGTAGGCGCCGCGCAAAACAAAGTGGAAGAATTAACGGAAAAACATAAGCGTTTTGCCGAATTAGAGAAAAAACAGCAAGAGCTGACCGCTCTTGTCGACCGTTATAAACATTTGCAGTCGATTTTAAAAGGAAACAGCTTTGTCGAATTTTTGGCGGAAGAACAGCTTATTCAAGTGACGAGGATGGCTTCCGAACGATTAAGTTCGTTGACGAGACAGCGCTATTCGTTGGAAGTCGACTCGCAAGGAGGATTTCTCATTCGCGATGACGCCAATGGCGGGGTAAAGCGTCCGGTGACAACATTATCAGGTGGAGAAACGTTTTTAACGTCATTATCGCTTGCATTGGCGTTGTCGGCGCAAATTCAATTGCGCGGCGAATATCCGCTCCGGTTTTTCTTCTTGGACGAAGGGTTTGGCACGTTGGATGCGGAACTTCTTGATACCGTTATTTCTGCACTTGAAAAACTTCATTCGCAGCGGCTGTCTGTCGGAGTGATCAGCCATGTGCAAGAAATTCGCGCTCGCTTGCCGAAACGGCTCATTGTTGAGCCGGCGGAACCGTCTGGGCGGGGAACACGAGTTAAATTAGAAGTTATGTAA
- a CDS encoding exonuclease SbcCD subunit D — protein sequence MRILHTADWHLGRTLEGRSRLSEQEQFIDELVDIVEKEKIDVVLMAGDVFDSVNPPAAAEQLFYESLARLSDKGKRPVAVIAGNHDHPERISAAAKLVADYGILLLGWPDTAVYRIEVPARNETMMLAPLPYPSESRLAELLSKEHSEMSLRDRYDERIRHLFATMAASFSEKTVNVAMSHIYVAGGSTSDSERPIEVGGAYTVSAASLPKQAQYVALGHLHRPQDVKRAETAARYSGSPLAYSFSEAGYAKSVTIIDVKPGEKAAVSEIPLSSGKPLVKWQATEGIAQVYRWCEEGKDRSAWIDLEIHLSQPLSMEEIYRLRKLHSGFVHIRPVFPEKKEHIESSKREQLSLEEMFRRFYERQTGGKADDELVRLFLELVAEQEEEGEAEE from the coding sequence ATGCGCATTTTACATACAGCTGACTGGCACTTAGGAAGAACGCTGGAAGGAAGGAGCCGGCTATCGGAGCAGGAGCAATTTATTGACGAGCTCGTCGACATTGTGGAAAAAGAAAAAATTGATGTTGTGCTAATGGCGGGCGATGTGTTTGATTCTGTCAATCCACCGGCGGCGGCCGAGCAATTGTTTTACGAAAGTCTCGCCCGCCTTTCGGATAAAGGGAAACGGCCTGTCGCCGTTATTGCCGGCAACCATGACCATCCTGAGCGAATTAGCGCTGCCGCGAAGTTAGTAGCCGATTACGGCATCCTTTTGCTCGGCTGGCCGGATACAGCCGTCTATCGCATCGAAGTGCCGGCACGAAACGAAACGATGATGCTCGCTCCGCTCCCGTATCCTTCTGAATCCCGTTTAGCGGAATTGCTGTCCAAAGAACATTCGGAAATGTCGTTGCGCGATCGATACGACGAGCGGATTCGCCATTTGTTTGCGACGATGGCCGCTTCGTTTTCGGAAAAGACGGTAAACGTAGCCATGAGCCATATTTATGTCGCGGGGGGAAGTACATCTGATTCAGAGCGGCCGATCGAAGTCGGCGGCGCCTACACGGTGTCCGCCGCCAGTTTGCCAAAACAAGCCCAATATGTCGCGCTCGGCCATTTACATCGGCCGCAAGATGTAAAACGTGCGGAAACGGCAGCACGTTATTCCGGCTCGCCGCTTGCATATAGCTTTTCCGAGGCAGGATATGCCAAATCGGTTACGATCATTGATGTAAAACCAGGAGAAAAAGCGGCAGTTTCCGAAATTCCATTGTCGTCTGGCAAACCGCTAGTAAAATGGCAGGCGACGGAAGGGATTGCCCAAGTGTATCGTTGGTGCGAAGAAGGAAAAGACCGATCTGCATGGATTGATTTAGAAATCCACCTTTCGCAGCCGTTATCGATGGAAGAGATTTACCGATTGCGCAAGCTTCATTCTGGTTTTGTCCATATTCGTCCGGTCTTTCCAGAAAAAAAAGAGCATATCGAGAGCAGCAAACGGGAGCAATTATCATTGGAAGAGATGTTCCGCCGCTTTTATGAGCGCCAAACAGGCGGCAAGGCGGACGACGAGCTTGTTCGCTTGTTTTTAGAACTGGTGGCGGAACAGGAAGAAGAGGGGGAGGCGGAAGAGTGA